In Oryza brachyantha chromosome 1, ObraRS2, whole genome shotgun sequence, the following are encoded in one genomic region:
- the LOC102716638 gene encoding cysteine proteinase EP-B 2-like: MGRVSSWRILVAVALLAMAAVELCAAIPFDERDLESDEALWDLYERWQEHHRVRRHHGERHSRFGTFKANVRYIHEHNSRGDRPYRLRLNRFGDMGTEEFRATFAGSRPNDLRRDGFEAPPLPGFMYEGARDLPRAVDWRRKGAVTGVKDQGKCGSCWAFSTVVSVEGINAIRTGRLVSLSEQELIDCDTADNSGCQGGLMENAFEYIKHSGGITTEAAYPYRAANGTCDAVRARRTPLVVIDGHQNVPANSEAALVKAVANQPVSVAIDAGDQSFQFYSDGVFTGDCGTDLDHGVAVVGYGQTDDGMEYWIVKNSWGTAWGEGGYIRMQRDSGFDGGLCGIAMEASFPVKFSPNRATPRRALGAKDSQ; encoded by the coding sequence ATGGGGCGGGTTAGCAGCTGGAGGATTCTTGTGGCGGTGGCCCTTCTGGCCATGGCGGCCGTGGAGCTGTGCGCCGCGATACCGTTCGACGAGAGGGACCTGGAGTCCGACGAGGCGCTGTGGGATCTGTACGAGCGGTGGCAGGAGCACCACCGCGTGCGGCGCCACCACGGCGAGAGGCACAGCCGGTTCGGCACGTTCAAGGCCAACGTGAGGTACATCCACGAGCACAACAGCCGCGGCGACCGGCCGTACCGACTCCGCCTCAACCGCTTCGGCGACATGGGCACGGAGGAGTTCCGCGCCACGTTCGCCGGGTCCCGCCCCAACGACCTCCGCCGTGACGGGTTcgaggcgccgccgctccccggGTTCATGTACGAGGGCGCCAGGGacctcccccgcgccgtcgacTGGCGCCGGAAGGGCGCGGTGACCGGCGTCAAGGACCAGGGGAAGTGCGGCAGCTGCTGGGCGTTCTCGACGGTGGTGTCCGTGGAGGGCATCAACGCGATCCGGACGGGGCGGCTGGTGTCGCTGTCGGAGCAGGAGCTGATCGACTGCGACACGGCGGACAACAGCGGCTGCCAGGGCGGCCTCATGGAGAACGCCTTCGAGTACATCAAGCACAGCGGCGGCATCACCACCGAGGCCGCCTACCCGTACCGCGCCGCCAACGGCACCTGCGACGCCGTCCGGGCGCGGCGCACCCCGCTGGTGGTGATCGACGGCCACCAGAACGTGCCGGCCAACAGCGAGGCCGCGCTGGTCAAGGCCGTCGCCAACCAGCCCGTGTCCGTCGCcatcgacgccggcgaccagTCCTTCCAGTTCTACTCCGACGGCGTCTTCACCGGCGACTGCGGCACCGACCTCGACCACGGCGTCGCGGTGGTCGGCTACGGCCAGACCGACGACGGCATGGAGTACTGGATCGTCAAGAACTCTTGGGGCACCGCCTGGGGCGAGGGCGGCTACATCCGCATGCAGCGTGACTCCGGCTTCGACGGCGGCCTCTGCGGCATCGCCATGGAGGCCTCCTTCCCCGTCAAGTTCTCGCCCAaccgcgccacgccgcgtcgcgcccttGGCGCCAAGGACTCCCAGTGA
- the LOC102716361 gene encoding lysine-specific demethylase JMJ705-like, which yields MRSSPPPAPAAELVPPWLKSLPLAPVFRPTAAEFADPVAYIHKIEAAAAPYGICKVVPPLPPPPKKAALSSLSRSFAALHPDDPSPSFPTRHQQLGLCPRRPRPALKPVWRSSHRYTLPQFESKAAAARKSLLARLNVPASKQLTPLDHEVLFWRASADRPIVVEYGSDMPGSGFSPCAAQPPAAAARAGEHVGETAWNMCGVARSPGSLLQFMREDVPGVTTPMLYVGMMFSWFAWHVEDHELHSLNYMHLGAGKTWYGVPRDAALAFEEVVREHGYSGEVNPLETFATLGRKTTVMSPEVLVDMGIPCCRLVQNAGEFVVTFPGSYHCGFSHGFNCGEASNIATPEWLRIAKEAAIRRASVNCPPMVSHYQLLYELALSMRFREPSSGEMGTRSSRLKDKKKCEGEQLVKRMFIQNVIEDNKLLSHLLNDGSSCIILPSNAYGGPVFSALHSKYQSKLNSGISHDLCNMEEAPEASGCLSLNRNGDTRHCISSDMRNMEGDKGDGLLDQGLLSCVTCGILSFSCVAVLKPRDCTARYLMSADSNSINNQLCISGGSTLADAIINERNGVISRPGSERCCNKKMSDDAEIDRNSALDLLAFAYGGQSDSEEDPLKKILQVAHNSDQLLRGIIESQPKSSSNVGCFGTKLSSSSTESKEIPSSQNARCIGSSVISNGPKGVRTRNKYQLKMVLSEGFQAKDMFSVKEKKVQPEPSSSKGSVKETVDGGTKNDAGYTISVSEHRGSTEDMYSAKDKKVQSESSNLDGTAKETVDVSGTENDARCNSTTISVSEHRGSTPMINSLATSIVKPDKDSSRMHVFCLEHAIEVEKQLHAIGGSHIILLCHPEYPKIEVEARLLAEEMGVRYDWKGIHFKEANMEDRKKIQEVLQDEEAIPTSSDWAVKLGINLYYSANLAKSPLYNKQMPYNRVIYRAFGCNSQNDLPVKLNTCERKQSHQKKIAVAGRWCGKVWTSKQVHPYLAHRVESQEGEEADRICYYRVDEKHKAEPIGNSSRTEASKRKSSSLTDGTESSNRREEIPGEETNTKRPKHSEEDNLRALESAAEVVAPSPAGTVLRISSRIANRAKKLKSKMAEDDGPSNHPKSNIEEKSSHASGQKSNIQEENANSASHLRATPPKQKTEVEAKKQTKIPKAPKQAVEYPCDVDGCSMSFHTKRDLSLHKSDICPVKGCGKKFFSHKYLLQHRKVHTDDRPLTCPWEGCNMAFKWPWARTEHLRVHTGDRPYVCHEPGCAQTFRFVSDFSRHKRKTGHSVKKKKKKAKS from the exons ATGAggtcctcgccgcctccggccccggcggcggagctggtgCCCCCGTGGCTGAAATCGCTGCCCCTGGCGCCCGTGTTCCGCCCCACCGCCGCGGAGTTCGCCGATCCCGTGGCCTACATCCACAAGAtcgaggccgccgcggcgccgtaCGGCATCTGCAAGGTCGtgccgccgctccctccgccgccgaagAAGGCCGCCCTCTCCAGCCTCTCCCGCTCCTTCGCCGCGCTCCACCCGGATGACCCCTCGCCGTCCTTCCCCACGCGGCACCAGCAGCTCGGGCTctgcccgcgccgcccgcgccccgcGCTCAAGCCCGTGTGGCGCTCCTCCCACCGCTACACGCTCCCGCAGTTCGAGTcgaaggccgccgccgcccgcaagTCGCTCCTCGCCCGCCTCAACGTCCCTGCCTCCAAGCAACTCACCCCGCTCGACCACGAGGTGCTTTTCTGGCGCGCGTCGGCCGACCGCCCCATCGTGGTCGAGTACGGTAGCGATATGCCGGGCTCGGGATTCTCCCCCTGCGCCgcgcagccgccggcggcggcggcacgggccgGGGAGCACGTTGGGGAGACGGCGTGGAACATGTGCGGCGTGGCGAGAAGCCCCGGATCGCTGCTGCAGTTCATGCGGGAGGATGTCCCCGGAGTCACCACGCCGATGCTCTACGTCGGGATGATGTTCAGTTGGTTCGCGTGGCACGTCGAGGACCACGAACTTCACAGCCTCAACTACATGCACCTCGGGGCCGGCAAGACGTGGTACGGAGTGCCGCGCGACGCCGCGCTCGCGTTCGAGGAGGTGGTGCGCGAACATGGCTACAGCGGGGAGGTGAACCCCTTAG AAACCTTCGCGACGTTGGGGCGGAAAACAACCGTGATGTCCCCTGAAGTGCTTGTGGACATGGGTATCCCCTGCTGCAG ATTGGTGCAGAATGCAGGGGAGTTTGTGGTCACTTTTCCAGGATCTTATCACTGCGGTTTCAGTCATG GATTCAACTGTGGGGAAGCATCAAATATAGCTACTCCTGAATGGTTGAGAATAGCAAAAGAGGCAGCTATCCGAAGAGCCTCAGTCAATTGTCCTCCCATGGTTTCCCACTATCAATTACTTTACGAACTTGCACTGTCCATGCGCTTTAG GGAACCATCTAGTGGGGAAATGGGAACACGAAGCTCTCGATTAAAGGATAAGAAGAAATGTGAAGGAGAACAATTGGTCAAGAGGATGTTCATCCAGAATGTTATTGAAGATAATAAATTACTTAGTCATCTTCTGAATGATGGATCATCTTGTATTATTCTTCCATCAAATGCCTATGGTGGTCCTGTTTTTTCTGCTTTGCACTcaaaatatcaatcaaaatTGAATTCCGGAATATCACATGACCTATGCAACATGGAAGAAGCTCCAGAAGCCTCAGGATGCTTATCATTGAATAGGAATGGTGATACCAGACATTGTATTTCATCAGATATGCGTAACATGGAAGGTGATAAGGGAGATGGATTATTAGATCAGGGTCTATTATCATGTGTCACTTGTggaattttaagtttttcgtGTGTGGCTGTACTCAAACCAAGAGATTGTACAGCACGATACTTGATGTCTGCTGATTCTAATTCAATTAATAACCAGCTTTGTATTTCTGGAGGTAGTACTCTTGCAGATGCGATAATAAACGAAAGGAATGGTGTCATTTCTC GTCCAGGCTCTGAACGctgttgcaacaaaaaaatgtcTGATGATGCGGAAATCGATAGAAATTCTGCTCTTGATCTCTTGGCATTTGCTTATGGGGGTCAATCAGATTCTGAAGAAGATCCACTCAAGAAAATACTTCAGGTCGCACATAACTCCGATCAATTGTTGAGGGGCATTATCGAATCACAACCTAAAAGTTCAAGTAATGTTGGTTGTTTTGGAACCAAGCTGTCCTCAAGTAGCACAGAGTCCAAAGAAATACCATCTTCCCAGAACGCTCGTTGTATTGGTAGCTCGGTTATTTCAAATGGACCAAAAGGTGTTCGCACAAGAAATAAGTATCAACTTAAGATGGTACTTTCTGAAGGTTTTCAGGCAAAGGATATGTTTTCAGTGAAGGAAAAGAAGGTTCAACCAGAACCATCAAGCTCAAAAGGCTCTGTTAAGGAGACAGTCGATGGTGGCACAAAGAATGATGCTGGATATACAATCTCTGTCAGTGAACACAGGGGTTCTACAGAGGATATGTATTCAGCGAAGGACAAGAAGGTTCAATCAGAATCATCAAACTTAGATGGGACTGCTAAGGAGACAGTTGATGTCAGTGGCACAGAGAATGATGCTAGATGTAACAGCACTACGATCTCTGTCAGTGAACACAGGGGTTCTACACCTATGATCAATAGTTTAGCTACATCAATTGTGAAACCTGACAAGGATTCATCAAGAATGCATGTATTTTGTCTTGAGCATGCTATTGAGGTTGAGAAGCAACTGCATGCTATAGGTGGTTCTCATATTATTCTTTTATGTCATCCAG AATATCCCAAAATAGAAGTGGAAGCAAGATTGTTGGCCGAAGAAATGGGAGTGAGATATGATTGGAAGGGCATTCATTTTAAGGAGGCCAACATGGAGGACAGGAAGAAAATACAGGAAGTTCTACAGGATGAGGAAGCGATTCCTACAAGCAGTGATTGGGCTGTAAAATTGGGTATTAACCTTTATTATAGTGCAAATCTTGCCAAATCTCCTTTATATAACAAGCAAATGCCATACAATAGAGTCATTTATAGGGCATTTGGCTGCAATTCTCAAAATGACTTGCCAGTTAAGTTGAATACTTGTGAAAGGAAACAAAGCCACCAGAAGAAAATAGCGGTTGCTGGGCGGTGGTGTGGGAAAGTATGGACGTCAAAACAAGTCCATCCATACTTGGCTCACAGAGTTGAAAGCCAAGAAGGGGAAGAAGCAGATAGAATCTGTTATTATCGTGTTGATGAGAAACACAAAGCTGAGCCAATTGGGAATTCTAGTAGAACGGAAGCCTCCAAAAGAAAGAGTAGCAGTTTGACAGACGGAACAGAATCAAGCAATAGAAGGGAGGAAATACCTGGGGAGGAAACAAACACCAAGAGGCCCAAACATTCTGAAGAGGACAATCTCAGAGCTTTGGAAAGCGCTGCTGAAGTTGTGGCACCCTCACCAGCTGGAACAGTTCTCCGTATTAGCTCCAGGATTGCCAATAGGGCAAAAAAGCTAAAATCAAAGATGGCAGAGGATGATGGCCCTTCTAACCATCCAAAGTCTAACATTGAGGAGAAGAGCAGTCATGCTAGCGGTCAGAAATCAAATATTCAAGAGGAAAATGCTAATTCTGCTAGCCATTTGAGAGCAACACCACCAAAACAGAAGACTGAGGTAGAAGCAAagaagcaaacaaaaattCCAAAAGCTCCAAAGCAGGCAGTGGAGTACCCGTGCGATGTGGATGGTTGCTCTATGAGCTTTCACACAAAGCGGGATTTATCTTTGCACAAGAGTGATATCTGCCCAGTGAAAGGCTGCGGGAAGAAGTTCTTCTCGCACAAGTATCTGCTGCAGCACCGCAAGGTCCACACAGATGATCGTCCGCTGACATGCCCATGGGAGGGCTGCAACATGGCATTCAAGTGGCCATGGGCAAGGACAGAACACCTCAGGGTTCATACAGGCGACAGGCCCTATGTTTGCCATGAGCCCGGGTGCGCACAGACATTCAGGTTTGTCTCAGATTTCAGCCGCCACAAGCGCAAGACAGGTCATTCggtcaagaagaagaagaagaaagcaaaGAGTTGA
- the LOC102700678 gene encoding GPI transamidase component PIG-S has product MAVLSEIAGDESPPPLPPSEGGESSGALSTPAPTDADDGDKPPPRTSKPGRKRLFLTASVLLSFLIGLPLLLKSTEIHRSPLPSDAIAALSRRLHSNPPSFPCGLHAVFLSFGRAPLEASAANRIEREISTQLVDLPAASTAGNISVSVTVDSAGGCFSSGKAASYWRCGAVTTVDLVRGDEVFDELLHSALGGGGADGMRVYTVVFVDSDDGMGLSIVIGKHRHAWVVGKVDEGEVVSIIGKVFVKYFLNGGVEEGEAGIVKREFMPVGSDGNIVLSFSLLNADPSDWVYDWEFEKIGERMLIPVIEALRPIANINIESQVLYHTPKSSYSYYDDKLGGNVLSVGDIPFFVNSNEWHLDTSISATGRSKVLQFVVYIPSARECPLYLQLPDGELSKTNAFISPMWGGVIIWNPLGCSLNSKPHGALDKMSSQELMETIEIFIGQLRQLFGLKSSYHEQSMDGATKFITSPKGFAQWELDLLYRHHACSNLLSCLTTLESLSSLVQSLPRMIVMDEIGRQVELSLEAANLAQRNASIGISDSSAVSATRARALAEDAFFHPSVMSISYASIEHYFAIYMPFFAPVSLHVLLAVIKELKRYKVERGKYSAFLASQASTS; this is encoded by the exons ATGGCGGTCTTGTCGGagatcgccggcgacgagtccccgccgccgcttcctcctTCCGAAGGCGGCGAATCTTCTGGAGCCCTGTCCACCCCTGCTCCCACCGATGCTGACGACGGCGACAAGCCTCCGCCGCGCACGTCGAAGCCCGGCAGGAAGCGCCTCTTCCTCACCGCCTCCGTTCTCCTCTCGTTCCTCATCG GGCTGCCCTTGCTGCTCAAGTCCACCGAGATCCACcgctcgccgctgccgtccgACGCTATCGCCGCGCTCTCTCGCCGCCTCCACTCTAACCCTCCATCGTTCCCTTGCGGCCTCCATGCGGTTTTCCTCAGCTTCGGCCGCGCTCCCTTGGAGGCCTCCGCTGCGAATCGCATCGAGCGGGAAATCTCCACCCAACTCGTTGATCTCCCTGCCGCTTCCACTGCGGGTAATATCTCCGTATCAGTCACCGTTGATTCTGCTGGTGGATGCTTTAGTAGTGGCAAAGCCGCCTCATATTGGCGATGTGGTGCTGTGACTACCGTGGACTTGGTGCGCGGCGATGAGGTGTTTGATGAATTGCTTCACTCGGCATTGGGTGGTGGAGGAGCTGATGGGATGAGGGTTTACACTGTCGTATTTGTGGACAGTGATGATGGAATGGGACTGAGTATTGTGATTGGGAAACACCGGCATGCTTGGGTGGTCGGGAAGGTTGATGAGGGTGAGGTTGTGTCCATCATTGGGAAGGTATTTGTCAAGTATTTCCTGAATGGTGGTGTGGAGGAGGGTGAGGCAGGCATTGTGAAAAGAGAGTTCATGCCAGTTGGATCAGATGGTAATATTGTTCTTTCATTTAGCCTGCTGAATGCTGATCCAAGTGATTGGGTGTATGATTG GGAGTTTGAAAAGATTGGTGAGAGGATGTTGATTCCTGTTATTGAGGCATTACGACCAATTGCTAATATTAATATAGAGAGTCAG GTTTTGTACCACACACCGAAATCATCCTATTCTTATTATGATGATAAACTGGGTGGCAATGTCCTTAGCGTGGGAGATATTCCTTTCTTT GTTAATTCAAATGAGTGGCACTTGGATACATCGATTTCAGCTACAGGACGATCAAAAGTTCTTCAATTTGTGGT GTATATTCCATCTGCAAGGGAATGCCCTTTGTACTTGCAACTTCCAGATGGGGAGCTTTCTAAAACTAATGCATTTATATCCCCA ATGTGGGGAGGTGTTATTATTTGGAATCCACTCGGCTGTTCACTTAATTCCAAACCACATGGGGCCTTGGATAAAATGTCATCTCAG GAACTCATGGAGACTATCGAAATTTTCATAGGACAGCTAAGGCAGTTATTTGGTCTAAAATCAAGTTATCACGAACAGAGTATGGATGGTGCaactaaatttattactaGTCCAAAGGGGTTTGCCCAATG ggaattagatttattatacCGGCACCATGCATGCTCCAATCTTTTGTCCTGTCTCACCACCTTGGAATCCCTTTCCAGTTTG GTCCAATCTCTTCCGAGAATGATTGTTATGGATGAAATTGGGAGGCAG GTTGAGCTTTCTCTTGAAGCTGCAAATTTAGCCCAAAGAAACGCAAGTATCGGAATAAGTGATTCTTCAGCAG TATCTGCTACAAGAGCGAGGGCTTTGGCTGAGGATGCTTTTTTTCATCCATCCGTCATGTCTATTAGTTATGCTTCAATAGAGCACTATTTTGCGATTTACATG CCATTCTTTGCACCGGTTTCCTTGCATGTGCTGTTGGCGGTAATCAAAGAGCTGAAGCGATACAAGGTAGAGCGAGGGAAATATTCAGCATTTCTTGCTTCCCAGGCGTCAACCTCCTGA